Below is a window of Demequina muriae DNA.
CGCCCAGCCCGCGCGCCGCGAGCTCATCGGCACGCACGAATGCGAACGCGAAGTCGGCCACGAAGGCGAAGTACAGCGCGACGATGACCGTGATGGCCACGGCCGCGAGGAACGCGGGGTTGCGGAACACGCCCATCTAGAGGCTCATGTAGCGATCGAGCCCGACGGTGAGGCCTGGATGCGCCGCGACCTCGCGGACGCCCAGCAGCACCCCGGGCATGAAGGAGACGCGATCGAAGCTGTCCGTGCGGATCGTGAACGCCTCCCCCGCGTTGCCGAACAGCACCTCCTCGTGAGCGACCATGCCCCGCAGCCGCACGGCGTGTACGTGAACCCCGTCGACGCTCGCGCCGCGGGCGCCGTCGGGGTCGTGGGAGGTCGCATCGGGACTTGCACCCAGGCCCGCGGCCGCCCGTGCCGCAGCGATGCCCCTGGCAGTGTGGATCGCGGTCCCGGAGGGCGCGTCGACCTTGTCGGGGTGGTGGAGCTCCACCACCTCCGCGGACTCGAAGTAGGGCGCGGCCGCGGCGGCGAATCGCATCGCGAGGACCGCGCCGATGGCGAAGTTGGGGGCGATCAGCACACCCAGGTCGGGGCGCTCCTTGAGGTGCTCCTCGACGCGGGACAGCGAGTCGCTCGTCCAGCCGGTGGTGCCCACCACCGCGTGGATGCCCGCATCGATGAGCGCGTGCACGTGTCCCTCGGTGGCGTCAGGAACGGTGAAGTCGATCGCGACGTGGGCCTTCGCGCGCGTGGCGGCCGCGATGTCATCGTCGGTGTCGAGGGCCGCGACCAACTCCAGGTCCTCCGCGCCCTGCACCGCCTGCACGACGTGAGAACCCATGCGCCCAGCGGCGCCCAGCACTGCGACATTGATCATGCGTCTACTCTACGGGCCGCCTTGCGGCTCCCCTGCGCCCTGTGAGTGCGTCGCGGCACGCTCGCCCCCTGTTCCGTGCGCTCGTGCACTGCCAGCGCGCGGCCGATGCGGGGGCGGGGGCCGCGCTCAGGCGGCGGGGCCCACCCTCACGCGAGTGCGGTCGCGCGAGGCGAGCTCCGCGGCGAGACCCACCACCTGGTCCGCCGTGATCGCGCGCACCTCGTCGAGCGCCTCGCCGATGCTCCACAGCTCCCCGAACACGAGCTCCGACTTGCCGAGTCGGGACATCCGTGAGTACGAGTCCTCGAGGCGGAGCACGGTGGTCCCGGCGATCTGGCCCTTGGCCTTCTCGAGCTCCTCCGCCGTCACGCCCTCCGCCATGCGGTCGAGCTCGCCGCCCAGCAGCCGCTCGACCTCGTCCGCGGCCTTGGGATTGCACGCGGCGTACATGCCCCAGATGCCGGTCTCCGCGTTGGGGGCGCCGAACGAGTACACCGCATAGGTGAGGCCGCGCTTCTCGCGGATCTCCTGGAAGAGCCGCGAGGACATCCCGCCGCCCAGGATCGCGTTGAACACGCTCAGGGTGCTGCGCCGCTCATCCGTGGCGCGGTACCCGCGCGAGCCGAGCAGCACGTGCGACTGCTCGAGGTCGCGGGTGACGGAGACCTCGGGCACCAGCACCGCGTCGAGAGGAGCGAACGGGTCGCGCCGCGCGCTCGGCGCGATCTCCCCGGTGAGGTCCCAGCCGCCCTGGGCGAGCGCGTCGGACACGAGGGCGCAGACCGTCTCGTGGTGCACGTTGCCGGCCACCGTGACGATGAGTCCGCTCGGGGTGTAGTGCTGCCGATAGTGCTCCCACACAGCGTCGCGCGTCACGGATCGGATGATGTCCGGGGTGCCGCCGATGGGGCGCCCCAGCGGGTGGCCCGAGAGCACGGCCTCGGTGAAGCGCTCGTGCGCGACGTCGCCCGGGTCGTCCTCGGCCATCGCGAGCTCCTCGAGGATGACGCCGCGTTCCATCTCGAAGTCTGCCTCGTCGAGCCGCGCGGACGTCACCATGTCGAGGATCAGATCGATGGCGAGCGGCAGGTCGGTGTCGATGGTGCGGGCGTAGTAGCAGGTGTACTCCTTGCCCGTCATCGCATTGGACTCGCCGCCCACCCGGTCGAAGGCCTCGGCGATGTCGAGAGCGCTGCGCCTGGCCGTGCCCTTGAACAGCAGGTGCTCGAGGAAGTGGGTCGAGCCCGCGTGCTCGGGGGTCTCGTCGCGCGAGCCGACGCCGACCCAGGCCCCCATGGTCGCCGAGCGCATGCCCGGGATGTGCTCGGTGAGCACCCGCACACCGCCAGGCAGCACGCTGCGCTGAATGATGGCGCCGGCATCCTGTTCGACCGTGAGATGGGCGCCCATGGAGGAGGTGGGCACGAGCGGAAGTGCGTGAGGCATGAGAGCGAGCCTAACGCGGCGGGCGCACCTGCTCGCCCCCGCATCGGCCGATGCGCGAGCCGGGTCCCGTAGGCCATGCACTGACGTATATGCGGGCTATCAGTGCTGAACCCACTTGTGCAGACTCCCCACTGGCGAATCCGCACGTCACCAGTGCCGAACCTGCGGGGCCGAGCCCGACCGGGCCGCTGCGCCGGGAACCCCTGGAGATGCCACGAGGGCGGCCCTGGCCTGAGCCGGAACCGCCCTCGTGTGGTTCAGATGTGCGGCGACTTAGTTGTCGTCGTCGCCCTCGTCGTCGGAGTCGCCCTCGGAGCCGTCTTCGACGACGCCCAGCGACAGCTTGCCGCGCGGGTCGACCTCAGCGATCTGGACCTGAATCTTCTGGCCGATGGACAGCACGTCCTCGACGTTCTCGACGCGCTTGCCACCCACGAGCTTGCGGATCTGCGAGATGTGCAGCAGTCCGTCCTTGCCCGGGGACAGCGAGATGAACGCGCCGAACGCGACCGTCTTGACGACCGTGCCGACGAACCGCTCGCCGACCTCGGGCACGTGCGGGTTCGCGATCGCATTGATCGCGGACCGCGCGGCCTCGGCCGACGGACCGTCGACGGCGCCAATGAACACGGTGCCGTCGTCTTCGATGCTGATGTCCGCACCGGTGTCGTCCTGGATCTGGTTGATCATCTTGCCCTTCGGGCCAATGACCTCACCGATCTTGTCAACGGGCACGCGCACCGTGATGATGCGGGGTGCGTACTCGCTCATCTCGTCGGGCTCGGAGATCGCGGAGTTCATGACGCCGAGGATGTGCAGACGCGCATCCTTGGCCTGGCTCAGCGCGCCCACCAGCACCGACGACGGGATGCCGTCGAGCTTGGTGTCGAGCTGAATCGCGGTGATGAACTCGGACGTACCGGCGACCTTGAAGTCCATGTCGCCGAACGCGTCCTCGGCGCCGAGGATGTCGGTGAGCGCCGCGTAGCGGGTCTCGCCGTCAACGGTGTCGGAGACGAGGCCCATCGCGATGCCCGCGACCGGAGCCTTCAGCGGCACACCCGCGTTGAGCATGGCGAGCGTCGAGGCGCACACCGAACCCATCGAGGTGGAGCCGTTCGAGCCCAGTGCCTCGGAGACCTGACGGATGGCGTACGGGAAGTCCTCGCGGCTCGGGAGCACCGGCACGAGGGCACGCTCGGCGAGCGCACCGTGGCCGATCTCGCGACGCTTGGGGGAACCCACACGACCCGTCTCGCCCGTCGAGAACGGCGGGAAGTTGTAGTGGTGCATGTAGCGCTTCTTCGTCTCGGGGTTGAACGAGTCGATCTGCTGCTCCATCTTGAGCATGTTCAGCGTGGTGATGCCCATGATCTGGGTCTCACCGCGCTCGAAGATCGCCGAGCCGTGCACGCGCGGGATGGGGCCGACCTCGGCCGACAGCGGGCGGATGTCCGCAAGCCCACGGCCGTCGATGCGGACGCCGTCCTTGAGGATGCGCTGGCGGATGGTCTGCTTGGTCACCGAGCGAATCGCAGCGGAGACCTCCTTCTCGCGGCCCTCGAACTGGCCGGCGAAGTGCTCGAGGGTGTTCGCCTTGATCTCGTCGAGACGGCTCTCGCGCTCCTGCTTGTCAGAGATCTGCAGCGCGGAGGTGAGGTCGGCGGACACGTGGCCCTCGACTGCCGAGAACACGTCGTCCTGGTAGTCAAGGAAGCGCGGGAACTCCTGCACCTCCTTGGCGGCCTTGCCGGCGAGCTCGATCTGCGCCTCGCACAGGAGCTTGAGGAAGGGCTTGGCGGCCTCGAGGCCCTGAGCCACGACCTCTTCCGTCGGAGCCTGAGCGCCCTCGGAGATGAGGTTGTAGGAATCGGGAGTGGCCTCTGCCTCGACCATCATGATCGCCACGTCGTCACCGACGATGCGACCGGCGACGACCATGTCGAACACCGCGCGCTCCTTCTCGGAGTGACGCGGGAACGCGACCCACTGACCGTCGATGAGCGCGATGCGCACGCCGCCGATGGGGCCGGAGAACGGCAGTCCGGACAGCTGCGTCGACATGGACGCGGCGTTGATCGCGAGAGTGTCGTAGGCGTCGTCGGGGTTGATCGCGAGGACGTCGATGACGACCTGGACCTCGTTGCGCAGGCCCGACACGAAGGTGGGGCGCAGCGGCCGGTCGATCAGACGGCAGGTGAGGATCGCGTCGGTCGAGGGACGGCCCTCGCGACGGAAGAACGAGCCGGGGATCTTTCCGGCTGCGTATGAGCGCTCCTCGACGTCCACCGTGAGGGGGAAGAAGTCGAAGCCCTCGCGGGGGTGCTTGCCTGCCGTGGTGGCGGCGAGCAGCATCGTGTCGCCGTCGAGGTAGGCGGCGGTGGAACCCGCAGCCTGCTTGGCCAGACGGCCAGTCTCGAAGCGGACGGTGCGGGTGCCGAACGAACCATTATCAATGGTCGCCTCGGCGAACTGGATCTCGGGACCTTCCATAGGGAAGTCGCTCCATTCTGTGGGAGCAGGCCAGGCGAACTCAAAGGGGCTTGTATTGCCTCACTGATCGTCAGTCGACATGCCCAGACTCGTAGCCGCGGTGTCAAACGCGGGGATTCTGCCCATCTCCACCGAGGATCAGCGTTCAGCCGGCCTGCCAGGTGTATGAAATTGGGCGCCGCCACTGCTGGCGGGCCGAGTCCATGCTATCAGCCGATGCGCACCTCGGGTTGAGGCGTGTCGCACCTGGGACAAGTGAAAGGCCCGGCCGCTCGACTCTCGGAAGAGAGGAGCAGCCGGGCCGAGCGCACCGGGCGCGCCTAGCGGCGCAGGCCCAGGCGCTCAATAAGCGAGCGGTAACGCTCGATGTCGATGCGCGAGAGGTAGTTCAGCAGGTTGCGGCGCTGACCGACCAGCAGCAGCAGGCCACGACGCGAGTGGTGGTCGTGCTTGTGCATCTTGAGGTGCTCGGTCAGGTCCGTGATGCGCTGCGTCAGCAGTGCGACCTGGACCTCAGGGGAGCCGGTGTCGCCCTCGGTCGTGGCGTACTCGGTCATGATCTTCTTCTTCACAGCGGTATCGAGAGGCATCGACTAGCTCCTTGTGGTCTCGTTGCGCGGCGCACCCGGGCTGGTTCTCCGGGGCACTGGGATCCGCGGCCGTTCTACGGCGACGGTCCAGCATACCGGACGCGCGGCCGATGCGCGACGCTCAGTCCTCACGGCGTTC
It encodes the following:
- the rpsO gene encoding 30S ribosomal protein S15 → MPLDTAVKKKIMTEYATTEGDTGSPEVQVALLTQRITDLTEHLKMHKHDHHSRRGLLLLVGQRRNLLNYLSRIDIERYRSLIERLGLRR
- the dapB gene encoding 4-hydroxy-tetrahydrodipicolinate reductase, producing MINVAVLGAAGRMGSHVVQAVQGAEDLELVAALDTDDDIAAATRAKAHVAIDFTVPDATEGHVHALIDAGIHAVVGTTGWTSDSLSRVEEHLKERPDLGVLIAPNFAIGAVLAMRFAAAAAPYFESAEVVELHHPDKVDAPSGTAIHTARGIAAARAAAGLGASPDATSHDPDGARGASVDGVHVHAVRLRGMVAHEEVLFGNAGEAFTIRTDSFDRVSFMPGVLLGVREVAAHPGLTVGLDRYMSL
- a CDS encoding polyribonucleotide nucleotidyltransferase; its protein translation is MEGPEIQFAEATIDNGSFGTRTVRFETGRLAKQAAGSTAAYLDGDTMLLAATTAGKHPREGFDFFPLTVDVEERSYAAGKIPGSFFRREGRPSTDAILTCRLIDRPLRPTFVSGLRNEVQVVIDVLAINPDDAYDTLAINAASMSTQLSGLPFSGPIGGVRIALIDGQWVAFPRHSEKERAVFDMVVAGRIVGDDVAIMMVEAEATPDSYNLISEGAQAPTEEVVAQGLEAAKPFLKLLCEAQIELAGKAAKEVQEFPRFLDYQDDVFSAVEGHVSADLTSALQISDKQERESRLDEIKANTLEHFAGQFEGREKEVSAAIRSVTKQTIRQRILKDGVRIDGRGLADIRPLSAEVGPIPRVHGSAIFERGETQIMGITTLNMLKMEQQIDSFNPETKKRYMHHYNFPPFSTGETGRVGSPKRREIGHGALAERALVPVLPSREDFPYAIRQVSEALGSNGSTSMGSVCASTLAMLNAGVPLKAPVAGIAMGLVSDTVDGETRYAALTDILGAEDAFGDMDFKVAGTSEFITAIQLDTKLDGIPSSVLVGALSQAKDARLHILGVMNSAISEPDEMSEYAPRIITVRVPVDKIGEVIGPKGKMINQIQDDTGADISIEDDGTVFIGAVDGPSAEAARSAINAIANPHVPEVGERFVGTVVKTVAFGAFISLSPGKDGLLHISQIRKLVGGKRVENVEDVLSIGQKIQVQIAEVDPRGKLSLGVVEDGSEGDSDDEGDDDN
- a CDS encoding M16 family metallopeptidase; its protein translation is MPHALPLVPTSSMGAHLTVEQDAGAIIQRSVLPGGVRVLTEHIPGMRSATMGAWVGVGSRDETPEHAGSTHFLEHLLFKGTARRSALDIAEAFDRVGGESNAMTGKEYTCYYARTIDTDLPLAIDLILDMVTSARLDEADFEMERGVILEELAMAEDDPGDVAHERFTEAVLSGHPLGRPIGGTPDIIRSVTRDAVWEHYRQHYTPSGLIVTVAGNVHHETVCALVSDALAQGGWDLTGEIAPSARRDPFAPLDAVLVPEVSVTRDLEQSHVLLGSRGYRATDERRSTLSVFNAILGGGMSSRLFQEIREKRGLTYAVYSFGAPNAETGIWGMYAACNPKAADEVERLLGGELDRMAEGVTAEELEKAKGQIAGTTVLRLEDSYSRMSRLGKSELVFGELWSIGEALDEVRAITADQVVGLAAELASRDRTRVRVGPAA